A single region of the Acidobacteriota bacterium genome encodes:
- a CDS encoding DUF4159 domain-containing protein → MRYDRAVPIRRTPLLVVAAALVAAAGSGLLTRAPAVGPSPQVGVPDDRRDPRTSYRRSLPPQAMRMFERYFPPPVHPDEVLREFYFTRLAYSGQRYMGGASWSVDFPKADRQFMIGLKRLLDQLDAYDYDNPVVATDPKLFRYPFLYSVEVGYMMLSPEEREHLRRYLLAGGFWVIDDFWGSWQWANLERELSEILPEYPIVEIPLEHPIFHCFYDVEEILQVPNVGQGRYGGPTWEQDGFTPHVRGIFDDHGRLMVVINWNTDLGDAWEWAEDEWYPVRFSHYAYQMGVNFVVYAMSH, encoded by the coding sequence GTGCGGTACGATCGCGCCGTGCCGATCCGGCGAACACCGCTGCTGGTCGTTGCCGCCGCTCTCGTGGCGGCCGCCGGCTCCGGCCTGCTCACCAGAGCCCCGGCGGTAGGCCCGAGCCCGCAGGTCGGAGTCCCCGACGACCGCCGTGATCCGCGCACGAGTTACCGGCGCTCGCTGCCGCCCCAGGCGATGAGGATGTTCGAGCGGTACTTCCCGCCGCCCGTCCATCCGGACGAGGTCCTGCGCGAGTTCTACTTCACCCGCCTCGCGTACAGCGGCCAGAGATACATGGGCGGCGCAAGCTGGTCGGTCGACTTCCCCAAGGCCGATCGCCAGTTCATGATCGGTCTGAAGAGGCTGCTCGACCAACTGGACGCCTACGACTACGACAACCCGGTGGTGGCCACGGACCCGAAACTGTTTCGCTATCCCTTCCTCTACTCGGTGGAGGTCGGCTACATGATGCTGAGTCCGGAGGAACGAGAGCACCTGCGGCGGTATCTGCTGGCCGGCGGCTTCTGGGTCATCGACGACTTCTGGGGCAGTTGGCAGTGGGCCAACCTGGAGCGCGAACTGTCCGAGATCCTGCCGGAGTATCCGATCGTCGAGATTCCTCTGGAACACCCGATCTTCCACTGCTTCTACGACGTGGAGGAGATCCTCCAGGTGCCGAACGTGGGGCAGGGTCGGTACGGGGGACCGACCTGGGAGCAGGACGGATTCACTCCGCACGTACGGGGCATCTTCGACGACCACGGCCGCCTGATGGTGGTGATCAACTGGAACACGGACCTCGGCGACGCCTGGGAGTGGGCGGAAGATGAGTGGTACCCGGTGCGGTTCTCCCACTACGCGTACCAGATGGGCGTCAACTTCGTCGTCTACGCCATGTCGCACTGA